In Pseudobdellovibrio exovorus JSS, the genomic stretch CATTTATCAGTCAATTGCTTTGGAAAATGCGAAAGGACGTCAATTCCCATGTTTAACCAGCTTAGCAACTTACGTAGCACTCCTGCATGGAGGCTTACTATCATCTTGATTCTGGGTTTTGCCAGCGGCCTTCCTTTAGCCTTAACAGGACAAAGTCTTCAGGCATGGCTAACTGTCGATAACATCGATATCGCCACTATCGGGTTCTTTAGCTTAGTGGGTTTACCTTACACGTTTAAATTCTTATGGGCGCCGTTGATGGATCGCTTCGAGCCACCATGGCTAGGACGCCGTCGTGGTTGGTTACTGCTGACTCAATTAGCTTTGGCGGGAACTTTGGCGTTAATGTCTGGCCTGTCACCAAGTGCTCAGACTCAAGCTTTCGCTCTTGTTGCCGTTTTGATCGCGTTTCTATCCGCGTCTCAAGACGTGGTGATTGATGCCTACCGCACAGATGTTCTAGATCCAAAAGAACGCGGTATCGGAGCGTCTTTAACGGTATTTGGTTATCGTATGGCCATGATTATTTCCGGTGGTATTGCTTTCGTTTGGGCTGACCCCGTTAATGGCTATGGCTGGAGCTGGTCAAAAATTTATATGATCATGGCTGTGATTATGTTAATTGCTGCTGCGATTTCATTAGTCTTCTTACCTTCTGTACCAAAAAGTATGACGGCACCCAAAACCAATGCCAAGAATGACCTTATTGGTTTCTTTGCCTTAGTTATTGCCGTGGCTGTGGGTTACCAGTTCACTGTGCATATTGCGACTCCATTGGCAGAAAATTCGTTATTAAGCCTCTTCCCACCTGATGCAGATGGGGCCGCTAGCTCTAATGTTAAAAAGTGGGCTGATCTGATTTCATTACTTTTGGGAATCGGTTTTACTGTGCCTCTGGCATGGTGGGCTTCTAAAAAAGCAAAATTTGAAACACTTCATACCTCACTAGCCAACTACTTCAGTATGAAAGGGGCTATCAGCTTCTTAGCCCTGATTATCTTGTACAAACTTGGCGATGCCTTCGCCGGTTCACTGTTAACTCCGTTCTTGATCAAAGGTGCCGGTTACGCTCAGGCTGAAATTGGCGTCGTCAATAAAGTGATCGGAATGTGGTTAACGATTTTCGGAGCCATCTTTGGCGGGGCTTTAATGATGAAGCTCGGCCTCTATCGCTCGCTGTTCTTATTCGGTGTCCTTCAACTGCTTTCAAACTTAAGCTTCTGG encodes the following:
- a CDS encoding AmpG family muropeptide MFS transporter translates to MFNQLSNLRSTPAWRLTIILILGFASGLPLALTGQSLQAWLTVDNIDIATIGFFSLVGLPYTFKFLWAPLMDRFEPPWLGRRRGWLLLTQLALAGTLALMSGLSPSAQTQAFALVAVLIAFLSASQDVVIDAYRTDVLDPKERGIGASLTVFGYRMAMIISGGIAFVWADPVNGYGWSWSKIYMIMAVIMLIAAAISLVFLPSVPKSMTAPKTNAKNDLIGFFALVIAVAVGYQFTVHIATPLAENSLLSLFPPDADGAASSNVKKWADLISLLLGIGFTVPLAWWASKKAKFETLHTSLANYFSMKGAISFLALIILYKLGDAFAGSLLTPFLIKGAGYAQAEIGVVNKVIGMWLTIFGAIFGGALMMKLGLYRSLFLFGVLQLLSNLSFWLVAVLGKGSWGSFQLPAFDIMIVALKEATEVDWLLLFAIGSENVTGGMGTAAFVAFLMALCNQKFTATQYALLSAFSAVGRVWVGPLAGVLTGTIGWPMFFIFSTLMALPGLFILYKLKDVIKQLEAPKISLADADD